The genomic stretch TAAACCGGGCATAAGCCGCATAACCATCTTAAAACTCCTCAAACGATACAGCATCAAACCTAGTATTCATTTAGCGCCCTTCTTTTTTCGGCATTTATTTATCAATGTGTCAAGCGGAATCCAGCTCTTTTGAAGTATCTTGCAGCTTTTTGGCTGGAATAAGCCTCAAGTTGTCTTGATTTAATCTTTTCCGAATGATACAAATTGAAAAACTTATATACTCTTTATTTGTTGTTTCAACCAAAGTTTACGGGGGATGATTTGGAGCATTTGTTGGCCCGGAATCCTTATTTGCCTTTCAGAGAGTTCCTTCTTCATATACAAACTGAGTATAAAAATAATAAAGACAGGAAAGATGAGACGTCCCGCAACTCATGTTTCATTGGCCCGTCGAATAAACGGGTGGTGTCTTATGGATAGACTGCATGCCCATACCCCGAACGATAAATGCGAATGGCATTATCTTGATCAACATCTGAAGGAGGTCGCAGAAAAAGCAAAAGAGTTCGCGGAGAAATTCGGCGCGGGAGAACTCGCGTACAATATTGGGCTGCTGCATGACCTCGGCAAGATCAATCCATGCTTTCAAGACTATCTTGACGCCTGCGCTAAAAAATTGCAGCACAAAAAGGTACCTCATTCCATATGGGGAGCCGCCCTAGTCTATCATTTCATCTGGAATATGCAGAAGGACCCCGAGGGATGGAAAGAGTTGTCTCTTGCAATCATGGGGCATCATGCCGGACTGTCCGACCTCGGGAATGCTGTAACCAAGCTTAGCGCGTTTCTAAAAGAAAGTCCCTCCTCTCTGGAACAGATGCAAAACGGCATAAAAACTCTAAAATTACCCCTCCAATCTTTCAGCCTCACCGGTAATGACGTAAACAACGCCTCAACAAGGCGGGAATTGTTTATTCGGATGCTCTTCTCGGCCCTGGTGGACGCAGATTATCTTAATACAGAGAAACATTTCAATCCCAAGCAGGCAAATATGCGTCAAGGGTGGCAGACACTTGATATGCTGTGGAAGAAACTTGAGACGACGCAACGTAAAATCCTTAACGACTCCACCCCGCTCAACCGAATTCGCAAAGAAGTATATGAGGCTTGCCTGAGTTCGGCAACTAGCGAACCAGGCATTTACAGTCTTACCGTGCCCACCGGCGGAGGAAAAACGCTAAGCGGGCTTGCCTTTGCCCTCAAACATGCCTCAATCCACAAACAAATGACACGAGTAATTGTAGCAATTCCATATACAAGTATTATTGACCAGACCGCGCAAGTGTACGGTGAAATTTTCGGGAACGACGCAGTGCTCGAACACCACTCTGCCATGGAAACATCAATAGACTCGGAAGACCGGAAGAAAGACCGCCAGGATGAACGTCAGGATGAACGTTCGGTCCGCCGCAACCTGGCGACGGAGAATTGGGACGCACATTTGATCGTAACAACAACGGTGCAGCTCTTTGAGAGTTTGTTTAGCAACAAGCCGTCCAAGGTACGGAAACTCCATCGCATTACCCGGTCTATCATAATTCTCGATGAGGTACAGACATTGCCTCTTGAGTTGTTGCGACCTACTCTGGATGTTGTGCGAGCCCTTGCTGCACCTGTTGAGAAAGGCGGATATGGCTCGACCGTAGTCCTTTGTACCGCAACGCAGCCTGCTTATGAAGATAGCGCATGGATTGAAGAACTCCATGGTGTGCCGGTTCATGAAATAGTCCCGCAATATCCTGACCATTTTGCAGTGCTGAAACGAGTTAAGTACGTATATTACCGCAGGCCTCTATCGTGGGGGCGTCTGGCCAGGAAAGTGAGCGGTGCTGCGCAAGCCATGGTGGTGCTCAATTCCCGCAAGGACGCCCTTGACCTGATAACCGCAATGAATGGCGTAGCCGATACCTTCCACCTCTCCACCCTTCTCTGTGGGGCCCATCGGAAGAAGACTCTTGAGGAGATCAA from Syntrophobacterales bacterium encodes the following:
- a CDS encoding CRISPR-associated endonuclease Cas3'': MDRLHAHTPNDKCEWHYLDQHLKEVAEKAKEFAEKFGAGELAYNIGLLHDLGKINPCFQDYLDACAKKLQHKKVPHSIWGAALVYHFIWNMQKDPEGWKELSLAIMGHHAGLSDLGNAVTKLSAFLKESPSSLEQMQNGIKTLKLPLQSFSLTGNDVNNASTRRELFIRMLFSALVDADYLNTEKHFNPKQANMRQGWQTLDMLWKKLETTQRKILNDSTPLNRIRKEVYEACLSSATSEPGIYSLTVPTGGGKTLSGLAFALKHASIHKQMTRVIVAIPYTSIIDQTAQVYGEIFGNDAVLEHHSAMETSIDSEDRKKDRQDERQDERSVRRNLATENWDAHLIVTTTVQLFESLFSNKPSKVRKLHRITRSIIILDEVQTLPLELLRPTLDVVRALAAPVEKGGYGSTVVLCTATQPAYEDSAWIEELHGVPVHEIVPQYPDHFAVLKRVKYVYYRRPLSWGRLARKVSGAAQAMVVLNSRKDALDLITAMNGVADTFHLSTLLCGAHRKKTLEEIKKRLNPEDPKPVRLISTQVVEAGVNLDFPIVCRAVGPLDRIVQAAGRCNRENCHKKGRVFIFEPKEGRAPKGPYMIGMEQAKLLLRENSAERLHDPDLYKQYFSMLYNHFRREGLDKNEIQKFREDLNYPKTAEKYRLIPKETVAVVVPYEDAIDRFAAWEAVPSRATWRALQPYLVNLYRHEVGQKKDWLEQCAEGLYLWKGKYDKKIGIIEGYTDPSDLIV